DNA from Phycisphaerae bacterium:
GATCGGGGCGGAGTATTGGGCGTAAAGGTCTCGCGATCGGGTTTGTTCTTGGCCGCCCTGGCCTTGGTCGTGGCTGGCTCGGGCTGTTTTGCCGAGAAGTCGTTTCCGCTTGATTCGGCGAAGGTGGTCCGTATGACCGGCTCGGCGGGTTTGAATCCGGGGGCGGCCCCCCCCCTGTCAACCCGCGCATGGCTGGCGCGGTGCCATGGGCGTCTTGAAGGCCTGCTGACCCGACGGGGGCGACGTGTATTGCTGACCGAGCGGATGACCGATGCGAGCGGTCTGCCGGTGGACGTCTATGCCGCCCTGGGCAAGCGGCGCTCGGACCTGGGTCTCATTCTGAGGAACTTCAACGCCCTGGTGCATTCCTACCAGGCGGCTGCGCCCGGGTACGCGATCGACAACCCGGCGGCGCCATGGCCGGGCTTCGAGGACCGATGGATTCCCGTGACGGACGGGGTGCGATTGTGCGGGCGGTTGGGTTTCGCGGAGCGGAACGGGCAGATCAGGACCGCAGACTGCATTGTGCTGCTGCCGGGGATCTGGGGCGACAATGGCGTGGTCCGAACCCGCGATCTGGCGATGGGCTTGCGGGCCTGCGGTTTCCACGTCCTGGCCCTGGAGATCCGCGGGCACGGTCAGACCGAGGCCCGGTACCCGGAGGTCAGCTACACGTTCGGCGTGCTCGAGACGCTTGACCTGCTGAAGGTGTCGGAGTGGCTGCAAGACACGTACCCCCAGGTCCGGCGCACGGGTCTGATCGGCTTCTGCTGGGGGGGCAACATCGCCCTGCTGGCCGCCTGGTACGAGGGGTGTGGTGGACATCATCCGAGCATTACCGACGAGATGTCTCGCCGCCTTGATCCGGTGGCGCCGCGGGCCCATTTCGAGGCCGGGGTCATCACCTTCTCGACGGTGCTGGATTGGGAGCGGATCGTGGACGAGGCTGATCGCCCGCACAGCAAATGGCTTTCTCTTTCCCTGTATGCGATGCAGACGGTCATGGCCGATCGGATGCGTATGAAAGAGCATCCCGAGGTCAACGGCAACCTGCGCCGGCTGATTGCCTATGAGTATGCCGAGTCGCCGCTGAGTTCGGGAATGCCGATTGTGGACGGATATCGTTTTCTGCGTTTCGTGCCGCATTGCGACCTGCCGTGGGACGACAAACTGTCCTCGGTCCGTGTACCGACACTGATTGTCCACGCGATCAACGATCCGTTCACCATGGCCCAGAGCGTGGCCGACGTGATGGCCACGACGGACAATCCGAACGTGGCGGCCCTAATCCTTCGCGGCGGGGGGCATATCGGGTTCTTTCCGTACAACAGGGACTACGCGTGGAGCCTGATTGTCAGTTTCTTTGATCCGGAGACGGGGGCGGCGGCGAATCATCAACGCCTTGCTGAGGTGAGAGTGCTGCGGACCCCGTGAGGAAGGACACGAGCATTGGGTTGGCGACGTCGAACTCCGTGGGGGCGAGTTCACGATGTCGCGGGGTGTTCGCGGATCTGGTGTCGTAGGATTCGTCCGCCTAGAATCGCGGCCGCACTGAGCCGCTGGGCTTTCGTTCGCCGACCTCAAGGAGGTTCACTCGCATGTCGTTGGATCACCTGCTCCCGAGCCGCCACGGGAAGATTTCGTGCGTTTGCGGACTCAGCCTGGCCCTGGCGTGTTTCGGGCCGGTGCGTGCCGCCGATCCGAGGCCTGACTGGCCGGCCACATGGCTTCAGGCATGGGCGGATCCGCCTGCCGAGTTGCGCCCTCTACAGATCATCCACGGGCCGTCGGCCCAGATGGCGAGCCTCGAGGGGATGAAACGGGTGCAGCAGTCCGGGCTGGGCGGCATCGTCTGCAATGTCAACTTCAACCGGTACATGAACTCGGAGCCGCACTGGAAGACATTGATCGACACGGTCGAGGCCTGCCGCAAGCTGGGCATGGTGGTCTGGCTGTACGACGAGGACGGTTACCCCAGCGCGGCCGCCGGCGGGCTGGTGCTCAAGAGAAACGCTGACTGGGAATCGCTTGCCCTAGCCTATGATCCCACCGGCGCGGAGCCGTTCATTGTACGGCGGTCGTACGAGCATACCCACGCCTCGAACAACTTCTACGCGGCCCGGCGGTATCCCAATCTGCTCGACGCGGATGCGATGCGCTGCTTCATCGATTTGACCCACGAGGCGTACTACGCACGACTCGAAGCCTACTTCGGCAAGACCATTCGGGCAACATTCACTGATGAGCCGTCGCTTATGACGGTCAACCTCGGCCAGTTGGGCGAGCAGGTTCGCAAGAAGGTCCGCGTGGTCGACCCGATGGACGAGCGCGTCAAGCCGCTGCCCTCGGTTCCGTGGGCGAGCGATTTGCCGGATCAGTACCGCGAATGCTACAACGAAGACCTGATGGCGGCCAGAAAGAGCCTGTTTGAGGGTGACAGCGACGCGGATCGCCGGGTCCGGCGACAATACTGGGCGATGATCGCGGACCTGC
Protein-coding regions in this window:
- a CDS encoding alpha/beta fold hydrolase; its protein translation is MLNGWTQPRYVAAFNTAGAAGHSVPLGTAGRNGGDRGGVLGVKVSRSGLFLAALALVVAGSGCFAEKSFPLDSAKVVRMTGSAGLNPGAAPPLSTRAWLARCHGRLEGLLTRRGRRVLLTERMTDASGLPVDVYAALGKRRSDLGLILRNFNALVHSYQAAAPGYAIDNPAAPWPGFEDRWIPVTDGVRLCGRLGFAERNGQIRTADCIVLLPGIWGDNGVVRTRDLAMGLRACGFHVLALEIRGHGQTEARYPEVSYTFGVLETLDLLKVSEWLQDTYPQVRRTGLIGFCWGGNIALLAAWYEGCGGHHPSITDEMSRRLDPVAPRAHFEAGVITFSTVLDWERIVDEADRPHSKWLSLSLYAMQTVMADRMRMKEHPEVNGNLRRLIAYEYAESPLSSGMPIVDGYRFLRFVPHCDLPWDDKLSSVRVPTLIVHAINDPFTMAQSVADVMATTDNPNVAALILRGGGHIGFFPYNRDYAWSLIVSFFDPETGAAANHQRLAEVRVLRTP